tttaccaaacattGCCTAAAGTCTTTTGCACATCTGAGAATTTGAGATTGATAGACATTTTCAATCATGATCGTTCATCTTATCTTAGGGTTGGGATCATGACTAAAGGGTCAAACACGAATTAAATGATTTTCCTTCACCTtcaaagatgaagaatctcTTCACTCACCACCTTTTGTTCTGGTCAtaataacatattttttttccctctaagAAAAGCTTATTTATTTAAGCATATCTAGTGCAAAGTATCTAAATGACATACATCAAATAATCAAGAAGTGGAAAAACAACCAAATTGTCTCACATACAAGACAAGGCCTTCTTAGCTTAAGGAGTCAACCACATTATTAATCATCATGGAGAACAATTGAAATGAACAGAGTtcttaagaaaagaaaacaattgtCTGAGTAGACTCCATTTTTGGCACCGCCCCCACATCCTAGAATAAGTTGATCAAATATACTTAATTTAATTGGTCATGCTTGGTCAAATTTTTTGATCTATGACCTTTGTGGCACATTAGCATAATAGTTTGATTACTTTTACTCTCTTCGTCCTCTTCGACTagcccccctctccccctccaACACTTCCTCCCCATTACTACTAGGGGGGTCAAATTGGTCATGCTTGGTCAAATTTGAATAAGTCTTCACCTATTTAAGGCCCGCTATGTTTTCTACAAGTTTATGTAATTGAGCCTCATAGACTAATGCATGAACACATTTTTATTCAACCAATTAATATTTGGTCCATAATCAGGCTCACGGTCATCAAGATACTCTATAATGGCATTTCGTCGGTCCTCATCGATGGCCTTCAAACCACTACCTTGCACCAAGACCACCTGATTATTAATTGACGAGTGCTTCAACCCACACATTTAACCATCaacaaaacaaaacttcaaACAATTAGTACACATCAAGCCTACCGGTATGGATAaacttttgacacccctaattgtaACTCGTTTATCTCCCTTCTTCCAGAAAACTAGCCCAACATTGCCACCATATAATAGGCTTAAACAACCAAAGCCCAAGCCTAGTCCACGTAGATCAAGCAAACAAACTTCTCTGGGCCGGTACTAGTAAGAATGGGCCTACCCACTATGAGAAGAAATATATTTGgcccagttttttttttttttcagggctCATCTAATTCCATGACTTCAAGGCCGTAGAAGCAATCCAAGTTCGATGGGAAAAATGTTTATGGAAGTTGGTCGTTAAGGAAAAATTGGGTTTTAGAATGCGTTTTAGAGCAAAGAAGCGATCCAAAGTACCAATTAGGATGTCATGGAATTTGAACAATCCATGAAAAGCTTCTCATTGGCAGTGAAAGAACCTTAACTTTAAGGaaaatatgggtttttttttttttaacaatctaTAGGTACAATTAAGTCGTAACTTGCACTTGATTGGTTCTTCGAAACTTCAATATAGTTGGTCATCGGTGACAAGAAATTAATCTTCTAAACTAAACACAATAGTTTTAAGGAGAAAATAAAGTGTTTAACCACATCCTCAAGTGTGCTAATGGCTTATAGAGAACATTATTTTCCTAAGTCCACTTAATGGAATAAGAACATTATAAGCTACCATTAAGCAATGTTTGATCAGAGTAAaggaaattaaaatcataattcTCCTAAAGTTCAGCAGCTAGACATCAAAATCATAGTGCATGAGCACAGACAAAAAATGGATCTCCTTTTCCTCATCCTTTGTGGATAGGATGGACCATGGGACCAGTCTCTCTACATAGACAAATCCAAAAACACTCAGGAACCAATCTCCCTTCAGAAAGGCAAGTGCAGGAGTACTCAAGAGGAAGGGAGAGTGGGGGAATGGGCTAAACCTGCAAAGGGGCAAGAGAATCCTTAGTTTCTCCATGGGCCAAGGGCCTTTCAATCAAAATTTAAGAATGTGTTGATAAGACCCTTATCCACACCAGTAGGAGCCAATGCTATTTCTTTGTCCATACTCTTCCGGAACCCTACAGAAATTAGAGTCTCTCCAGAAATCCAGCAAAGATTTGTAGCCCATGTTCATTGAAAATGTCTGACACACGGCAGGTGATTTGGCAGCCCAAATAGTGCAACTGTTCTTGGGTTTTCCATTGTCTACCTGGACTCTTTTGGGCCTATCATGTTGCACCACCATGGAAGATCATCCAATCTTTTCTACTTCTTTGTCTGCATTCTGTGGAAGAAAAGGGTAAGAGGCAGTTGGGGTTTCATGGATTTGGGAGTCCTTACCGGAAAAAAAAGTACACTTGGAAGGTAAAAGGTACATCAAGGGCTCCCGAAAGAAAATATTGGAGTTTTAatgttgtgtttgatatgtattttggaaatagattttgggtctagaaCACCTTTTGCGGAGGGAAATGACAACACAATGAAGTTTCATGGATTTGAGAGTCCTTACCAAAAGAACAAATATGCTTGGAAGGTATAGGAAGGGCTACCGATGAAAATATTGGAGTTCTAGGGTttatgtttggtatgtattctcataATAGGTTTCAAGACTACTAAAACATTATGGTGAGGGAAGACAGGGTTTCATGGATTTTGTGTGAGAcctccaaaaaaaacaaaaaaaaaacaagtatgTTCGGAAAGCATAGAAAGGCCCCACAAAGGGAAATAAATATTGGAGTTTCAATGTTGTGTTTGGTATATATTTTCAGAATATATTCTGGGTCTATAACACATTATGCAATCcaattctttcctattttctcacTTCAGAATGCATTATAGACCCAAAGTATATtccgagaatgcataccaaacacaatatAGTTAGCAGCTCCATATCAAGGTCATCCTCGATATCTTCCctatcatcaataaaataacCTTTAGGTGTGTCATCCAAGAACTTGTATGGAAATACCATAATGAAAGACCAATAACTACAGATGTGGCCAATCCTTTGTTTATCGGAATGATGTTTTAAATGCTCTACCATTCCTTCCCTTCTTATAGCAAAGACCTTAATGCTAATCAAATGACGATCAAATTTGATTAtgctttcattttctctctcttcattaagATGTTGGGAGTATTGGTTATTTAAGATATTGGTTGTATCATAGTACACCTTGAGTCATCTCCAAAATCCAACCTCATATTAGTCAAGTTCAAATTTTTCTCAGAGGCAAAGCTTACtctccctttcttatttttgaATTTGGGACCAAATAAAAATCTTCACACAAGATTCAATTAGAGTGAAAACCAAATAAGCCAAAGCAGATTCAAGGCAACCGAAATGATATTAGACCAATGGATAAAGTTTTCCTGAAGGAGGAATTCCTTCAACCatggagggaagagagaaaattcaACGTAGCAATATTTATCCAATGAAGTTGATAATTCTTGTATTATAGTTTTGGGAGAAAAGATCGCTACATGATGGCACCCCGTACACTCTCCTACCACTCTCCTACCCCAGAGTGGATACCTATGCCTGTTATTTCATTGGCCAAGTGCTCATGTGAGACCACGTAACCAGGTAGTGATCTCCAactcatatttttttacttttctgtctTGGCCTCTCTATACCTGATCTCTATACCTGATGGTCTTACATGGATGGACCATCATGGATGGGACGGGCCGCCGGCACCATGCTTCAATGTAATGGTGGCCGCACAGAAGTTGCCATcaaaccgagagagagagagagagagagagagagaggggagaaggGGATTTATCTATTCTCATGGGTCTTGGATTCTAAGCCATAGACAAGACAGTAACAGAACATGTAAAGAGGGAAGGAAACGATCTACGGCAAAACTATAACAATGGGATAGGGACTTGAGAAGGAATGAAAGAGACCTCAGACATTTTCATCTCATCCATTTGAGATTTGATGGGATAGATTTTTTAGGTGCAGGGGGGAAGTCACCCAATAAACGGTTCTCAATCTATCTCCTCCTTCTATCTTCAGTCTACGATCCACCATTGCCTTTGAATGGATTGAAATAAGCAACTTTTATAAGTCTTTTGATGCACTCTGAACTGTCTGAACTGAAAGTGAAATGCATCATTGGTTGGTGGGATAAGTAAGTGCAACGAATGGGCAATAAGGCAATTCGTGGAACTagatatgtatatgtatatgtatataattataattagcTGGAATCAATTCACGAATGACATCTGACCAATCAACAGACACGATATCTGTCTGTAAATAAATCGATCCCTTTTTTTCGTTATGAGTCATCTAGTTTATCAGAAAAGTACTGAAAGACTATATCTGGGCTAGTTCGACCTTGCAAGTAATTATGGCAATCATCACTTCACTTCAGACTGCGATTTTAATAGTGGGTTGGGtcaacctaggggtgtcaaaacctagcttaACCAActaaatcgaatcaaaccaaCTGAAAACGAATCAAGCTTGAAAATTAAGGATCAAAATCGATATCAGCccaaaattcataaataaaaatataaaaaatatattttttatatttttaatatatttacatgtcTTACTTCTTACatacccaaaaaatataataaatatttattttaaaccACACGAAAACCGGTTCAAATCCACGAATAGATCTACATCCCTACTTCAAACCAACCATTGGATTTGCTTACTATCCACGTCCTTATGCCATGTGTCGCTGTCCCAATTGAACACTATCCCCGATCTATTCTTTTGTGGGCCCTTCCACGGGAAAGAAATTTCTTCATGGCCAACTCACATGAATAGCAATAAAcgtggtctctctctctcactcacacacacacacacaagctcACTTAATGATTTAATTGGAAAtttaacacaaaaaaaaaaaaaaaaaaaaaaaaccaaccatATTTCATTACTAAACTATAGCTACTATAAGAATTTACAGAGCTAACACACACACATGAATCCATGAAACATCACAGTCAAGAAGCAAACCTAAGATAGctagagtgaagaagaagaagaagaagagggacaCAGATACAGATATAGTTAGGGTTCTTGAGGAGTTACATATCTCTAACTTCAAAACAGTTACGGTTCTTGACGACGATGTCGTACATATGCATGGACTTGAACTTGTTGAAGTCCTTAGGGAGAGAGATGAGGTGAACTGTGGAGCGTTTATGGAACTGAAGCAGGTCTGGGTCATCATAGTATCTGTCCCACCCTAACCCCAATAGCTTCCTCTCTAGTACAGCATAGGAAGTGATCACCTCGTTACTTGCCGTATGAACTAAAACTTTATTCCGGCGATGCGATTCCGTCGCCGGATTCTCGACTAGTCGAACCACTCCGTTCTTGAATACCCACACTCCAGACATCTCTAAGAGCTTACTGATGAGTTAAGGTTTCTGCAACTGTAatcgaagagagagaaagagatatatatagagagagagagagagagagatgcagtgATGGATTGAATGGGTGAGAATGTAGAGTGGCATCCATAAACATATATATAAGTGTGGCAcagattaaaataataatatttatggTGGGttgtgtggggcccacaaaagGACGTCCATTATTTATTGTTGGGCTTCCGTGTCGCAAGCTTGTATAACTAACAAACTAACGCGGGGCCTCTCCTGTCTAGGTGAGAGAGCCTGGAAGGATCTTTGTTCCCAAGATCGAGAATTTTCTAGATTGTTATGACCCTTATTCATTTTACTAGAAAGATCACAACCGTTCGTTATTTGACCTTGTACGTGAGGGTGTATGTAACTTATAACTGTGAGGTTACAGGATATCATATATAGAGAGGGAAGGTTCTGTTTGGATTTTAAAATTGATTGATAATGGTTATGGAATCGTTTTTCTATAATGGGAAATGGAATCGTTATTCTGCCTCTTGtagtttattattaatattaattatttattgaaCCACAGGTTTTCCTCCCAAATGCTCACTCCCCAAACTAGGATTCCCAGCTCAGCTAAGCTTTATCAAGTTTGGCTTGGACTTTGTCCCTCCCATGCATTATGGATCTAAGGGTTGTTAGGGTTatgtctatttttatttttgggtaaaggTTGGGGTTATGTCTCATACACAGTGatttattgaatgaaatttgGCTGTTGCCTGGGTTGTAAGTATCAGTCAAGAAATGAAATCTCAGAAGTATAGGTAGAAAAATACACCCtaggtgggtattttcaaacctacCTTTGGGATTCTATTCCCTTGGCTGTTACCATGGGGTTCTGCAACTCGGGCAGGAATTTTTGTCCTTATTTTTGGGTTCATTACTTGTATAAGGTAAAATTTGTAATTATGTAAGAGTCAAGGGTTTAGGATGTCCATTTATTATTTGGGCAAGCGACAGTGCATAGGGACATTaatatggatgaaattttttatttcatgaggGTTGGGGTGATAATTTTATACGTTCTTATGTCTGGATACATGAACCACACACCCAGTCaatgttctttttcccttattattattattatttttagaaaaCCTTTGTAGATTATGTCAGACACTAAAGTGGAGAGAGTTCTAGTATtgtaaaaaaatcatcttctcTTGAGTGAATGTAGCTATCTGTGCTAAAACAGATTAAATTTCTTGTATTTGTGGTCACAAGTTAATCATAGTGTGACTACACTTTTGCGCGATAAGGATCATTTCAAACTTTACGAATGAATTAATGCTTTGCTGATGAATGAGACAGAACGGAGAAATAGTGTCGAAGGGATGTGAGAAGAGAGTAATGCTCTGGTTACAACATATGTTATGAAAGGTTCAAAAAGAGTAAGGATCAATACTCCAAGGTTAaaaattggaaaagaatatgCAACTAATGTGACAAAGAAGACCAAATAAAGAGGAATTATCCAAATTACGTGTAAGGAGAATGAAGATAAATCATCTAATGGTATTATCTTAAAAGGGTTCTAAGGTGATGGAGATGTTTATTTCATTATCTCTTCAAGTACGAAAGCTTTAGATTGGCTACAAGATTCATGTTGTTCATTTCATATGTGTTCAGTCAAGGATGAGTTTGTTGCATATCTTTTTTTTAGATAATAGTTTGTTACATATCATGCATGTGATAATGGTATGCTCAAATGACAAATAATGGTGAAAGCAAGATTTTTGGAATTGATAATTTGAGTTCCCTGGAACATTAGATTGGAGAATTTACTTCCAAAGGAGTCATAATTGTGATGTATAAATAGATGATTGGGAATCTATACCGACACACAAGAAGTGTTGAAACAAGTGGAGTCACTATTAGAATTCAAGCGAAAAGTATGGGTGAACGGGGAAGACAACATCAAACAATTCAAACTATGAACAAATACAGATGAATGAAAGTGATCCCTCTGATCGAGTTACCTTAATAGAAGAGGTGAAATCACATCACATCGTGCGCAACAGCACAAGGCAACAaaaattaaggggaaaaaatatgGAATGGTGACAAAATTGATCTATTGCAAGAGTAGTAAGTAGTGGTCCTACAGCTCTGGACTTGTGAATTATGATCATAATTGCAGAAAGGAATGGTGATTCCATTGGAGGAGAGTGTACATTTCGTATACGCCTTTACTGCATCTATATCATTTGTAACAAGAACAGCACAGTTTGTAGTTCCATTGCTTCTACTCTGCTCCTTTCTCTATCTCATATCATGAGGTCCTTCCGACACAGACCTAACCTCTCCCAATCTTTCTTTCTCAAGTGTTTTGTGTTACAAGTCAAGATGTTGTCCTTCTTCACTAAAACCCATCTTAATCCTACTAAgaaatcaaatttggaccacAATTTTACCCAAAGCAAAACAAGACAAACCCACCTTAACAAAGATTACTAAAAGGAATAATAgttgaaaaagagagatatttCATTCTCACTCTAATGTTCTTCCTCCCCTAACAGAAATATACTACCTCAATCAATGTCACTTGATATCTCTACTATCCAAATTTAAAGGACGGAGAAAAGGGGGGGTCCTCTATAGTGTTACAAAGAACACTAGACACGCAGCCTAAGATGTTCCTGGTCATTGGATGTGTGTTACAGGGTGTGTAACACTACAAATGATctcaattgggggggggggagaagtcAAAGAAATAGATATTGGCACTTATGTAGCACTTGGAGGATCATTAAAAGGACATACCCAATGCATGAGACTACTGCCACAGCGAGGATTGGGAAGGGTTATAATGTATTGTTATTATCAAAAACCGATAATTGCCATTTACACACTTCATATGGTTCCAATACATGCCATTATCAGCCAATTCCTAATCCACAAACTTTCCTCATATCTTTTCAGCTAAAGTTGTTTGAGGGAGAGAGATTTCTTAGGCACTATTCAACCACCTTTAACTTGTAGCTCTTATCAGGGACCAGCATAAGATGAAATTAAGAATCAGAGTAAGAGTAGGCTCTCAATGAATAGAGACTTGAGAGACTAAAGTCTACAAATAGAGCATCCAATAACACAATGTATATGACAGCCCCAAGGACCCCAGTCAGTGTTTTAAAAATGGGGGTCAGATCGGCCAATTTGGATCAGCCGATCACTATACGAAACGCAGGGTTAGGGCTTATTGGGATTGATTCTTTCAATAgaattcctctccatagaaccCAAGGAACAGGGAGTCATCCCACTGCTGGGGTGACCTAGGGACGTATGTCCGGGTCCTCCCAACCATGAGATGGCTCCCTGTTCCCTGGGCTCcatggagaggagccggatccccGATTCTTCATTGATCCTAACTCGTCAGATCAAAACTGGTCAAGACCGATCCAGATCCTGATTCCTGAATTTTAATCCTTGACTCAATGACCCAAGCTCAACTGCAAAAGCCAAAATCTTTATGTTCTACATCTAACCAAGAAAGATATTATTGAAATTATAAAGTACTTAAGAACCTCTTTGGATTTGGAAATGGTGAGAAACATTTAAGTGCCATTCAGAAATCATAACCTTTGAGTCATTTTCTGTGATATTTTTACCATTGCAAATCAATAGTTTAAACCTTTAAATTAATTTGATATATAATTAATCCAAAAGGAATTTGGCTAAAGAACAATGGGGAATgagattttttgttgtaaagGGAATATGTTTAAAGTTGAAAGTATAaagaattgttttttttttttttctaagtttaTGATCTAACTTTAATTAAAATGAAGGATATAGTACATTTACTTTGAAATGTGGGATCAATTCcttcgataaaaaaaaatgatcgaTGAATACGCGAGCTAGCTAGATTATACTTTGTTATGAGGTAATATTAAAATCTTCGCAAAGTAAGATAGATTAATGCTTGGTGTAACACATACACAAGCATGACTCTCATGGTATCATATAGTTAGCTAAGATTTTGATTCCTGGTTTTCATATATATACTCAGATTTGTTAGCAGGTGAGGATTTATATAATAGTGGTTCTCTGAACATGATTAGTTACAAGAGGGAAAAGGTATAAAGAGGACTGAAGAATGTTTTCATGTTGCTCTGATCTTTATTAGATGCCATTTCTTTTTAGAGTTAAAAGACTGAGGATCCATATCTAATTCCTCCTACACCCCTACAGAGCTCCAAGGgagagcccccccccccccccaaatccCTATTTGCTATTAATATTGCTTTTTCTTGATAGGTTGCagctaagaagagaagaaaaagaagtaatCAAAGCTAACTCTTCACAACAGAAGGCCTATTGGATATTTCCAAATATATAGCTAACACAGCCTGCAAATCTTTAGAAGATTGGCTCCAATGGGCTAAGAGATCTCAGAAACTctcaaaatttcagtttttgtgcaGTGTTGTCCTTAAAAAACTCTCAGGTTTCTTTCTGACCAAGCAGGCCATGGCAATGTAGGAGGAAGCATATTGTCCAGAGGGTGGGGAAAAagctctcttttaggaaagctAACCTCCTCTCCGATGCTGGAAGAACCATTCTCCTATGTACAACATGTCTTGGCATCTATCCCAATATATCTTATGTCTTGCTTTGCGTTTCCCAAGAGCATTTGTAAACAACTGGACTCTATCCACCTCCACTTCTAGAATGGAAACAATAACCAATTCAAAAACTTCATCTAATTGGGTGGCATAAGATATGTTCCTCGAAATCTCAAGGAGGACTTGATTTGCGAGATTTAGAGACTCAAAATAAAGGTCTTCTAATTAAACTGGGATGGAGAATGATAACGCTCGCTGGTTATAGATGCTTCTCACAAATACTTCCCCACAACCACATGTACTacgtcataccggggttgaatgagatcCATTCAACTTTCAGTGAAAGCAATAAAGAgtgctaaacacccccgtgtgagtggctctAAGGAGATAAGATGAGTCGAACCCAGAACTACACTCTTCCTTAGGCGAAAgtccttgccaactcggctaccctcTTGGGTTGAAAAGACTACCTTAAAAGTCATCAGGAAGAAGACATTAATCTTGAAGAACCTCAGAAAGGGTAAACATAGGTTATACACAGTTCTAGCAGAGAACACACCTATCTTTTGCAAGTAGTCGATCATTTTACTCTGATTATGGCAAGGTACACCAACAAAACTTTACCTTCCAACATGTCAATATAGTGGGATAGCCCATGAAATACCATTTGAGAGTTCAACCCAAAAGGTTAAACTATTAGATGGAGATAACCCAATGGTATATGAAGATACATCCGAGGTCACAGATAACCGATGTAGGATTATACCTCTATAACTCTCAACATCTCAACATTGGCTCAAAATCTTATGCGGTGAGTGAATCTGACAAAGGCTGGCGGAGACAACCTCGGATGCCAACACGTGCGTTGTGACATGTGGATGGTTAGACACTACACTTTCTGCTCATccctttccccctcttcttcttctccctccttcctctATTCTATTCGAACTAGCATAGCAGAAGGAAAAAGAACCACCTGCAACACAGTGTGGTGCGAGGAAGACAACGACGATGATGAACAGAAGGAGCTTTGCACCAAGGATTCAATCAAGGAGGCCAATTCCAAAGAGGGGAAGGGTGAAGGCAGGGATAGTGATAGGGTTAGCTCATTCTTTCGcttccctcttctccctaagtCACAGGTCACAGGTCACAACCACATCAATAGAGGTGCTGGTGAAGCTGCTGCAACTCACCTCTCAGTTCTCACAACCCTCAAAACCAACCCAATTTTGAGTCTCCTCTGTTGAACTTTGAATGATATGCGTGTTGAAGTCTGGAAAAATGAGGACCGAAGGATTTGGTACTTAGGGAAACCCAGATGGGTAGAGGAGGGATGTGACTTTGAGATCCTTTcagaaaattttgtccatgtAATTCTTCGGATGTAaagtttgtaaaaaaaaaaattggctgcaagtagatgatgatgatcatcTCTTTTGCTACGTTCATTCTCACCTTTCCAAATTTTGGCTGCAATACATTTTAATCCATCTCTTACAAATGTTTTACATAGAATAGaaggagggaggagggggaagaagaagaagagggggctcCCATATCTGACGGTCCATGTGTCACAGGACATGTGTCAGCATCCGAGGTAGTCTCCGCCAGCCTCCACCAGATTCGCTGGCCGCAGAGGATTTCAATCCCTCAACACTCCCCTCAGATTTTGGCTCTACAAACAACTTATgatacccaacccaacccgacccgacACTACTGATCACTCTCTTTTGAGACAGTTAAATCTTTGCTGCTCGATGCTTTTCCCAGCTATGTGAGTTGGCTTGAAAGGCCCAATAAGTTTTATGGGCCACAAATTCTAATTCACCATGGCCAGGTTTCCTGATTTCTGAGAGGAACCTAGCCCAATAAAAAAGTGTTTGGGCCCATTGAAGGAGGCCTGATTGGGGCTTTTAGTGCTAAAACTCAGGCCATGCTAAAATCCCTAGAAAAGATGGGCTTTCCAAAAAAGCAAAGGTGCATTCTCCTTTATCATCACAGAGTTGTGGCAGTTTTTACTGGTATTGAAATCACAAAGTCCAGCATATAAAAATATTTaccaaaggaagaaaggagTTCATCTTATAGAAATACCTCAGATCACACAAGAATGCTATGTTACAAAACCAATCCAGTAAATTAAATTAGCtctccaccttttttttctcctatgtTGGAATGCAACtagaaagaaaatatacataTTCATGCTAGCATAATACCAGTTAAACAGGGAGAAATATTCCACAAGCCATTTCCTATCATCATCATTTTTGTGATCGCAAGCCTTAATTGTAATCCTCTACACATATTGTATCCAGCTTAATACCTTAACTGAATTAATGGCAGagataaataaaatttatctaTCTTCCAAGGCAGTCATgattatcatcatcatttttGTGATCACAAGCCTTAATTGTAATCCTCTACACATGTCGTATCCAGCTTCATACCTTAACTGAATTAATGGCAGAGATAAACAAAATTTATCTTAACTTCCAAGGCAGTCATCATTAGAGAGAGAATTTAACAGGGAGAAAGGTCTTTTTAATTCCAAAGTTGGAATTTATGTACAGTTACAAAACAATGGTCCAATAAATTAGTTTCGCTTACCTGCAAAAACAAATGTCCTTACAACAGACAAACTCTCAACATATCACTACATATCCATTACCTTAAGTACTCTATTttcaaaagagaaacaaagaaa
This Macadamia integrifolia cultivar HAES 741 chromosome 10, SCU_Mint_v3, whole genome shotgun sequence DNA region includes the following protein-coding sequences:
- the LOC122090823 gene encoding flowering-promoting factor 1-like protein 3, which produces MSGVWVFKNGVVRLVENPATESHRRNKVLVHTASNEVITSYAVLERKLLGLGWDRYYDDPDLLQFHKRSTVHLISLPKDFNKFKSMHMYDIVVKNRNCFEVRDM